One part of the Neodiprion virginianus isolate iyNeoVirg1 chromosome 3, iyNeoVirg1.1, whole genome shotgun sequence genome encodes these proteins:
- the LOC124300092 gene encoding zinc finger protein 420-like: MDVSAETSVSRENLDDVCRVCLSSDPGNEFIFRNEAKISNTNNTFTLSEKLQLYGGIEIWEDDGLPAKICTLCISKISVAHDFRDQCQRADQKLRKLYGKPAGRNTLKLSSSFKDQYCQTDSSLSCVKKEEEVSITEEETKMQQNVPISNRLTTEIQVSPWNNSTEDIEVHEHKILQDINVDVPQAEREKSSVKRESYRTRRVSMFKRMTSMENLKSHKERQRQYIKKNTSSKVESIEQDYSSVKRMTRNRVTRSMEYNLESELSHKCSKCNRSYSTKKSLERHALTHDSKKFKCDKCGKEFFRLDKLVEHSKLHVSKLKPEPVYCKICDKHFRKIDTMVRHLNVHKKANPREVFTILKEIRDRRKAENEIKNCIEDGNSGIKIVKAEPSNQESSSGDEEISKRLQMSNDNQDYNPDSLNSDSQSESETDSFNNLAFYRCKHCTKCYSTKKSLQRHMLIHDEKKFVCNVCNMKFFRPDRLKSHRNRYGHDEDKECLEPQKPPDDKSAIKLINSWIREELDSDNEGKGFPCEICGKSYVTKKSLQKHKANMHENREDFCDNCKADKCKCAERVKNIDKKNEKLKPFSCDECNKSFEKESKLEKHLRSHERAKEQQDSNFKRFLCHICSKTFRQNTGLMFHMRTHTGYKPHVCKYCGRGFTSNSNCINHERTHTGDRPFVCHFCSAAFAKSCTLKAHITTHTGEANYHCKTCGKSFRRLKYLKEHRFTHTGEKPYACKICGTAYSHSGSLFVHEKKCKAQYSNYQAVSEQNAQNYTQSPTGLNTSSVMAPIIPMLSSSHHLNNANNSLGGHANKNYVESMQRMNAHAAAVAAVGNPALHMHPNPEVSEMASAVRNFAIIGQIFHS, translated from the exons ATGGATGTGAGTGCTGAAACGAGTGTCTCTCGAGAGAACTTGGATGATGTATGTCGTGTTTGCCTTTCGTCCGATCCTGGCAACGAGTTTATTTTCCGAAATGAGGCCAAGATTTCAAATACTAACAACACATTTACGTTGTCCGAAAAGCTCCAGCTTTACGGTGGCATAGAG ATCTGGGAGGACGATGGGCTGCCTGCCAAAATTTGCACGCTTTGCATCTCTAAAATTAGCGTCGCACACGATTTTCGTGATCAGTGTCAAAGAGCTGACCAAAAGTTGCGAAAATTATATGGCAAACCAGCAGGAAGAAACACTTTGAAACTTTCCAGTAGTTTTAAG GATCAGTACTGTCAAACAGATTCGTCATTGTCATGTGtcaagaaagaagaagaagtcaGCATTACTGAAGAGGAAACCAAAATGCAGCAAAATGTCCCAATTAGTAATCGGTTGACCACAGAGATCCAAGTATCTCCTTGGAACAATTCTACAGAGGACATAGAAGTTCACGagcataaaattttgcaaGACATTAATGTTGATGTGCCGCAAGCAGAAAGGGAGAAAAGCTCAGTGAAAAGAGAGTCGTACAGAACTCGCAGGGTGTCGATGTTCAAAAGAATGACATCtatggaaaatttaaaaagtcaCAAAGAAAGACAGAGacagtatataaaaaaaaacacaagttcCAAGGTGGAGTCTATAGAGCAGGATTATTCAAGCGTAAAGCGGATGACTCGCAATAGGGTAACTAGATCGATGGAATACAATTTGGAATCGGAGCTCTCTCACAAGTGTAGCAAGTGCAATAGATCTTATTCGACGAAAAAGTCGCTGGAGAGACACGCATTAACTCATGATAGTAAAAAGTTCAAATGCGATAAATGtggtaaagaattttttagaCTGGACAAGCTGGTTGAGCACAGTAAACTACACGTCTCAAAGCTCAAACCAGAGCCTGTATACTGTAAAATATGTGACAAACACTTCAGAAAAATAGATACTATGGTCCGACACCTAAATGTCCACAAGAAAGCTAATCCTAGGGAAGTTTTCACTATACTAAAAGAAATTAGGGACAGACGAAAGgcggaaaatgaaataaaaaattgtatagaGGATGGGAACAGTGGAATTAAAATCGTGAAGGCGGAGCCGAGTAATCAGGAAAGTAGTAGCGGGGATGAAGAGATTAGCAAACGTCTGCAAATGTCAAATGATAATCAAGACTATAACCCAGACTCGCTGAACTCGGATTCGCAAAGCGAAAGCGAGACGGATTCTTTTAATAATCTAGCTTTTTATAGATGTAAACACTGCACCAAGTGTTATTCTACAAAAAAATCTCTACAGAGACACATGTTGATACACGACGAGAAGAAATTTGTTTGCAATGTTTGCAACATGAAATTCTTTAGGCCAGACAGATTGAAAAGCCACAGAAACAGGTATGGGCATGATGAAGACAAAGAATGCTTGGAGCCTCAAAAACCGCCGGATGACAAATctgcaataaaattaataaacagtTGGATAAGAGAGGAACTGGATTCCGACAACGAAGGAAAGGGGTTCCCGTGTGAAATTTGTGGTAAATCTTACGTGACCAAGAAATCATTGCAGAAGCACAAGGCAAACATGCATGAGAACAGAGAAGACTTTTGTGACAATTGCAAAGCGGATAAATGTAAGTGCGCTgaaagggtgaaaaatattgataagaagaatgaaaagttgaaaccATTCAGCTGCGATGAGTGTAACAAGTCCTTTGAAAAGGAATCAAAGCTAGAAAAACACTTGAGAAGTCATGAGCGTGCCAAGGAACAGCAGGActcaaatttcaaacgatttttgtGTCACATTTGCAGCAAAACTTTTCGTCAAAATACAGGACTCATGTTCCACATGCGGACGCACACTGGCTATAAGCCGCATGTGTGCAAATATTGCGGACGTGGTTTTACATCCAATTCAAATTGCATTAATCATGAAAGAACTCACACTGGAGACCGACCTTTTGTGTGCCATTTTTGCAGTGCAGCCTTTGCAAAATCTTGCACTCTGAAAGCGCACATTACGACTCACACAGGAGAAGCTAATTACCACTGTAAAACTTGTGGAAAATCGTTTCGACGACTTAAGTACTTGAAGGAACATAGATTTACGCATACTGGGGAGAAACCGTACGCCTGTAAAATCTGTGGCACTGCTTATAGTCATTCCGGTAGCTTGTTTGtccatgaaaaaaaatgcaaggCTCAATACAGCAACTATCAAGCCGTTTCTGAGCAAAATGCGCAAAATTATACCCAGTCGCCAACTGGGCTCAACACCTCGTCGGTCATGGCTCCTATTATTCCTATGCTCTCTTCATCGCATCATTTAAATAACGCTAATAATTCTCTGGGGGGTCATGCTAACAAAAATTATGTCGAAAGTATGCAGAGAATGAATGCACATGCAGCTGCTGTCGCAGCAGTTGGAAATCCAGCTTTGCATATGCATCCGAACCCGGAAGTTTCAGAGATGGCTTCAGCTGTGAGAAACTTCGCCATTATAGGACAAATATTTCACTCGTAA